The following are from one region of the Carnobacterium gallinarum DSM 4847 genome:
- a CDS encoding ketopantoate reductase family protein has protein sequence MRILVFGAGTIGLSYAWLLSDNHDVSVYVRSEKEETANLGYSIAVQDLRKEKSYAFRFEPTIVTDLDADYDLILVTVNRCQLAQVLPNLKQHKKNAHLLFMLNHWDITTEIEHYFTKEDYILGFPSQVGGGRHKNKLDIIVFTEGTILGLQDPCQKAIVTKYKEEFDQSDLHVTIQEHMVDWLKIHYLQQSINAGAILKAGGFEEFSCNSKAISEMIIAYREGLKVCEALGVSTKKLFSARMFYYPKIIVTPFMKHIFQKNETSKILQGHMQHGLVEWIYGYQEILKTGEELTIPMPAWHSYETYIDSYLEKNPELEITLTK, from the coding sequence ATGCGCATTTTAGTTTTCGGTGCAGGCACAATTGGTTTATCCTATGCTTGGCTTTTATCCGATAATCATGATGTTTCCGTTTATGTTCGATCAGAGAAGGAAGAAACTGCTAATTTAGGTTATTCAATCGCTGTTCAAGATTTACGAAAAGAAAAGAGTTATGCTTTTAGATTTGAACCAACTATTGTTACAGATTTAGATGCTGACTATGACTTAATTCTAGTCACTGTCAATCGTTGCCAACTAGCACAAGTACTGCCTAACCTTAAACAGCACAAAAAAAATGCTCATCTACTTTTTATGCTTAATCATTGGGACATTACTACTGAAATTGAACATTATTTCACAAAAGAAGACTATATTCTAGGCTTCCCTTCCCAAGTCGGAGGCGGACGACATAAAAATAAATTAGATATTATCGTCTTTACAGAAGGTACCATCCTTGGATTACAAGATCCGTGCCAAAAAGCGATTGTCACAAAATACAAAGAAGAATTCGATCAATCCGATTTACATGTGACGATTCAAGAACATATGGTGGATTGGCTTAAAATTCACTATTTGCAACAATCCATTAATGCTGGCGCTATTTTAAAAGCCGGTGGATTTGAAGAATTCTCGTGTAACTCAAAAGCTATTTCTGAAATGATTATCGCCTATCGTGAGGGTTTAAAGGTCTGCGAAGCACTTGGGGTATCTACAAAGAAACTCTTCTCAGCTCGCATGTTCTACTATCCCAAAATTATTGTCACACCCTTTATGAAACATATTTTCCAAAAAAATGAAACTTCTAAAATTCTGCAAGGTCACATGCAACATGGCTTAGTTGAATGGATTTATGGCTATCAAGAAATCCTCAAAACTGGGGAAGAACTAACTATTCCAATGCCAGCTTGGCATTCATATGAAACTTATATTGATAGTTATTTAGAAAAAAATCCAGAATTAGAAATTACTTTAACTAAATAA
- a CDS encoding 6-phospho-beta-glucosidase, whose translation MTVSKKFPQHFLWGGALAANQSEGAFQKDGKGLSPVDILPDGKHGRKDALAAPLKALKTTYDYYPSHESVDFYHHFKEDIALLAEMGFKTFRFSICWARIFPNGDESEPNEAGLSFYDQVIEECLSYNIEPLVTINHFDTPVALMVNYGGWKNRQLIDFYLNYCQVLFKRYTGKVKYWLTFNEINMILHIPLFGGALDISEESNPDQVLYQSAHHQLVASALATKLAHEIDPTFQIGCMLAGATYYPYSCNPKDIWAAIEANRTNYFFIDVQSKGYYPKFAERFFKERNIQLEIMPEDLETLATNTVDFISFSYYSSRLTSDDLSDKESTEGNVFASLKNPYLERTEWGWQIDPLGLRITMNDLYDRYEKPLFIVENGLGAKDILEADNTIDDTYRIDYTRNHLIEISEAIADGVDCLGYTSWGCIDLISASTGEMSKRYGFVYVDRDDNGNGDLKRYKKKSFTWYQQVIASNGEKL comes from the coding sequence ATGACTGTATCAAAAAAATTCCCGCAACACTTTTTATGGGGTGGTGCTCTTGCAGCTAACCAATCAGAAGGGGCCTTTCAGAAAGATGGAAAAGGTTTGTCACCAGTCGATATATTGCCTGATGGGAAACATGGACGTAAGGATGCGTTAGCGGCGCCATTAAAGGCTTTAAAAACAACCTATGATTACTATCCAAGTCATGAGTCTGTTGATTTTTATCATCATTTCAAAGAGGATATTGCTTTGCTGGCAGAAATGGGATTTAAAACCTTTCGCTTTTCTATCTGTTGGGCTCGTATTTTCCCTAATGGTGATGAGTCGGAACCAAATGAAGCGGGTTTATCTTTCTACGATCAAGTGATTGAGGAATGTTTATCCTATAATATTGAGCCTTTAGTTACCATTAATCATTTTGATACACCAGTGGCCTTAATGGTCAATTATGGTGGTTGGAAAAATCGGCAACTTATTGATTTCTATTTGAACTATTGCCAAGTCTTATTCAAACGTTATACAGGTAAAGTTAAGTATTGGTTAACCTTTAACGAAATCAATATGATTTTACACATTCCGTTATTTGGAGGAGCTTTAGATATATCAGAAGAATCCAATCCGGATCAAGTGTTATATCAAAGCGCTCATCATCAATTAGTAGCTTCGGCTTTAGCAACAAAACTAGCCCATGAGATTGATCCTACTTTTCAAATAGGTTGTATGCTAGCTGGAGCTACTTATTATCCCTATAGCTGTAACCCGAAGGATATTTGGGCGGCTATTGAGGCCAATCGGACTAACTATTTCTTTATTGATGTTCAATCAAAAGGGTATTATCCTAAATTCGCAGAACGCTTTTTCAAAGAACGGAACATTCAACTCGAAATAATGCCTGAAGATTTGGAGACTTTAGCAACTAATACCGTTGATTTTATCTCCTTTAGTTACTATTCATCGCGCTTAACTAGTGATGATTTAAGTGATAAAGAAAGCACGGAAGGGAATGTTTTTGCCAGTTTGAAAAATCCTTATTTGGAACGAACTGAATGGGGGTGGCAGATTGATCCTCTGGGGTTGCGCATTACCATGAACGATCTTTATGATCGCTATGAAAAGCCACTTTTTATTGTAGAAAATGGATTAGGAGCCAAAGATATTTTAGAAGCTGATAATACAATTGACGACACGTATCGAATTGATTATACTCGTAATCATCTCATCGAAATTAGCGAAGCCATTGCCGATGGTGTTGACTGTTTAGGTTATACAAGTTGGGGATGCATTGATTTAATTAGTGCTAGCACTGGAGAAATGTCAAAACGGTATGGTTTTGTTTACGTTGATCGAGATGATAATGGTAATGGTGATCTAAAGCGGTATAAGAAAAAATCATTCACGTGGTACCAACAAGTGATTGCAAGTAATGGAGAAAAATTGTAA
- a CDS encoding PTS sugar transporter subunit IIC, producing MNLIYDKIMPRAMKISQNKYLSSVSDGFMMLMPVLIIGSMFSLLNNLAINSYQNFIITTGLKNFFDIPNKVTNDILSIYAVFFIAYAFAKRLNRDQGVAGMIALFSFLAVTPFGNTVVTIQNFLTNNNLTVVEGVEIPAASFLPMEWLGAKGLFVAIFVALISTKIYDFLLTKNLMIKMPDSVPPTIGKSFAGLMPGFVSIIFFMIVDKLVALIPIESVTGIQSGIYSLIQAPIENFLGNNIWSFIFAAFLAQLLWSLGIHGMTAIILPIFYPLWTSLNNANVDALNAGTSVYELPNILNRTFWQVYTIGGGSGLTLGLCLYLVFFAKSSQYKTLGKLSVVANFCGINEPVIFGLPMVLNPVMIIPFVLSPIVVSVVAYLLTVINILPRLTTIIPLGTPVIMSGFISTASGSWRVALFQVFVILASALMYLPFIKILDKKAVLEETAA from the coding sequence ATGAATCTTATCTATGATAAAATAATGCCCCGAGCTATGAAAATTTCTCAAAATAAGTACTTAAGCTCAGTAAGTGATGGATTTATGATGTTAATGCCCGTTTTAATTATTGGTTCCATGTTTTCGTTGCTGAACAACTTGGCCATCAACAGCTATCAAAATTTCATTATTACAACGGGTCTCAAAAACTTTTTTGATATCCCTAATAAGGTCACTAATGATATTTTATCTATCTATGCGGTTTTCTTTATCGCCTATGCTTTTGCTAAACGGTTGAATCGTGATCAGGGAGTGGCCGGAATGATTGCTCTATTCTCATTTTTAGCTGTTACACCTTTTGGAAATACCGTTGTCACGATTCAAAATTTTTTAACAAATAATAATCTCACAGTGGTAGAAGGAGTTGAAATTCCAGCGGCAAGCTTCTTACCAATGGAATGGCTAGGGGCAAAGGGGTTATTTGTGGCTATCTTCGTTGCACTTATCTCAACTAAAATATACGATTTTCTTTTAACAAAAAATTTAATGATTAAAATGCCTGATTCAGTACCACCAACTATCGGCAAGTCCTTTGCTGGTTTAATGCCAGGATTTGTTTCCATTATCTTTTTTATGATTGTTGATAAACTAGTAGCTTTAATTCCAATAGAGAGTGTCACTGGGATTCAATCAGGTATTTACAGCTTGATTCAAGCACCAATTGAAAACTTCTTAGGTAATAATATTTGGTCGTTCATATTCGCTGCTTTCTTAGCGCAATTATTATGGAGCCTTGGAATTCATGGCATGACTGCTATTATTTTGCCTATATTTTATCCATTATGGACCTCTCTTAATAATGCTAATGTAGATGCATTAAATGCGGGTACTTCTGTCTATGAGTTGCCGAACATTTTAAATCGAACATTTTGGCAAGTTTACACAATTGGTGGAGGATCAGGTCTGACTTTAGGACTCTGTTTGTATCTCGTCTTTTTTGCTAAAAGTAGTCAATACAAAACTTTAGGAAAACTATCAGTTGTAGCTAACTTCTGTGGAATTAACGAACCTGTTATTTTTGGTTTACCAATGGTTTTAAATCCAGTTATGATTATTCCTTTTGTCCTATCTCCAATTGTTGTATCTGTTGTGGCTTACCTTTTAACGGTTATCAATATATTGCCACGTTTGACAACGATTATCCCTTTAGGTACGCCTGTTATTATGTCAGGTTTTATTTCAACCGCCAGTGGTTCATGGCGAGTGGCTTTATTTCAAGTTTTCGTTATTCTCGCAAGTGCATTAATGTATCTACCATTTATTAAAATTCTAGATAAAAAAGCAGTCCTTGAAGAAACGGCTGCTTAA
- a CDS encoding LysR family transcriptional regulator translates to MDLRLLNYFIVLCEEMNYGRAAKRLFITQPTLSQQMKSLEENLGCQLFTKEHHKLTMTPEGEVLKIQAYKLLQAANETKRLLQKTSTIEERKLTIYSSGCHFFTESLAEYAQHYPDVSVKIDECSSKNVVRNVLEKRADFGLVYLPIVSSTSDLAVEELFEDQFFIAVNKEHSFGQHKQLSLKVLENERLILVKPGLAVREMVGEVAIQKNIHLHPTYEFPNYVPCLDLVRQNVGVTILPISFAKFHSLDKLRLIKIEERIPKATLAFLYRKEKTFAPHQEAFINQIKERFKMIDLYNP, encoded by the coding sequence ATGGATTTAAGATTGCTAAATTATTTTATTGTGCTTTGCGAAGAAATGAACTATGGTCGAGCGGCCAAACGTTTATTTATTACCCAACCCACACTTAGCCAGCAAATGAAATCACTTGAAGAAAACCTAGGTTGCCAATTATTTACAAAGGAACATCATAAGTTAACGATGACACCTGAAGGAGAAGTTCTAAAAATTCAAGCATATAAATTACTACAAGCTGCTAATGAGACAAAACGATTGCTACAAAAAACAAGTACAATAGAAGAACGTAAACTTACTATTTATAGCTCAGGTTGTCATTTTTTTACGGAAAGTTTGGCAGAGTATGCACAACACTACCCAGATGTTTCAGTAAAAATCGATGAGTGTAGTAGTAAAAATGTTGTGCGCAATGTATTGGAGAAGCGGGCTGATTTTGGATTAGTTTATTTGCCAATTGTTAGTAGTACAAGTGACTTGGCTGTAGAGGAATTATTTGAAGATCAGTTTTTTATTGCCGTCAATAAAGAGCATTCCTTTGGACAACACAAACAACTTTCTTTAAAAGTTTTGGAGAATGAACGGTTAATTCTGGTTAAGCCTGGTCTGGCAGTTAGGGAGATGGTCGGGGAAGTAGCCATTCAAAAAAATATTCACTTACACCCAACTTACGAATTTCCTAATTATGTTCCTTGTTTAGATTTAGTTCGGCAAAATGTCGGCGTGACGATCTTACCTATAAGTTTTGCCAAGTTTCATTCTTTAGACAAGCTCCGGTTAATCAAGATTGAAGAACGTATCCCGAAAGCCACGTTAGCATTTTTGTATCGTAAAGAAAAAACATTTGCACCACATCAAGAAGCCTTTATTAATCAGATTAAAGAGCGATTTAAGATGATTGATTTATACAATCCATAA
- a CDS encoding alpha/beta hydrolase — protein MDKLNIEPKKALRYVAPFLFAAVAIPTVLVNLTPTPVSKLLRRRFSRPKTDLLPENYAEIKAKTKIVRDLDYHSTLANGFLDVIMPKEQSGKLPLVIWMHGGAYVGGDKRDVTNYAESIASYGYIVGNINYALAPEQPYPGPLIQLTESYLYLKEHAEEFQIDMNQVFFAGDSAGAQIVSQFLTIQTNQKLADAVDIQPVVPLETLKGALMFCGPFDIKKLGTESKSVMMNLLMNQVAWAYVGEKKWLTDERLHQVSLRNYMTDNYPPSLIADGNTLSFEEHGRDFVALLKEHDVEVEGIFFPEEVKTEHEYQFIMNSEAGKYTFERVMNFLENHRDK, from the coding sequence ATGGATAAATTAAACATAGAACCTAAGAAAGCTTTAAGATATGTAGCCCCCTTTTTATTTGCTGCTGTTGCCATTCCAACAGTACTAGTGAACTTGACACCAACTCCAGTATCAAAGCTATTACGTCGGCGTTTTAGTCGTCCTAAAACGGATCTTTTGCCAGAAAATTATGCTGAAATTAAAGCAAAAACGAAAATCGTGAGGGATTTAGATTATCATTCTACTTTAGCCAATGGATTTTTGGATGTTATTATGCCAAAAGAACAGTCGGGAAAGCTTCCTTTAGTGATTTGGATGCATGGTGGAGCGTATGTTGGAGGAGATAAACGAGATGTAACGAATTATGCAGAAAGTATTGCAAGTTATGGTTATATTGTTGGAAATATCAATTATGCTTTGGCGCCTGAACAGCCATATCCTGGTCCGCTGATTCAATTAACGGAAAGTTATTTATACTTAAAGGAACATGCAGAAGAGTTTCAGATAGACATGAACCAAGTTTTCTTTGCGGGAGATTCTGCGGGTGCGCAAATTGTCAGTCAATTTTTAACGATTCAAACAAACCAAAAATTAGCAGACGCTGTTGATATTCAACCTGTTGTGCCTTTGGAAACGTTGAAAGGTGCATTAATGTTCTGTGGTCCATTTGACATCAAAAAACTTGGAACAGAGAGTAAATCTGTGATGATGAATTTGTTAATGAATCAAGTTGCATGGGCGTATGTTGGTGAAAAGAAATGGTTGACGGATGAGCGTTTGCATCAAGTTTCGTTGCGAAACTATATGACGGATAATTATCCACCATCATTAATTGCAGATGGCAACACGCTTTCATTTGAAGAACATGGTCGAGATTTTGTGGCTTTGTTGAAAGAGCATGATGTTGAAGTGGAAGGGATTTTCTTTCCAGAAGAAGTTAAAACGGAGCATGAGTACCAATTTATTATGAATAGTGAAGCAGGAAAATATACATTTGAACGCGTGATGAATTTCTTAGAAAATCATCGAGATAAATAA
- the ispE gene encoding 4-(cytidine 5'-diphospho)-2-C-methyl-D-erythritol kinase codes for MEVTEKAPAKINLTLDALYKREDGYHELEMVMTSVDLADRVTVRSIEENKIVIRTNSGVLPLDRRNHAYQAARLMKKTFEIDTGVEIMIEKNIPIAAGLAGGSSDAAATLRGLNKLWKLNLSLDEVAVLGEQVGSDVPFCVYGRTALVTGRGEKIQPLGEIPQCWVVLVKPRVGVSTGTVFNVLSFDDLVHPDTAGMVQAIKEQDYVKMTQSVGNVLEHVTIERHPDIERIKTKMLTFGADAALMSGSGPTIFALCSKYSRAQRVYNGLKGFCKEVYLVRTLK; via the coding sequence ATGGAAGTTACGGAAAAAGCTCCAGCGAAAATTAATTTGACGTTAGATGCTTTGTATAAACGTGAAGATGGCTATCATGAGTTAGAGATGGTCATGACATCTGTTGATTTAGCAGACCGTGTAACGGTACGTTCAATTGAAGAAAATAAAATTGTCATCCGAACCAATAGTGGTGTTTTACCTTTAGATCGGCGAAATCATGCGTATCAAGCAGCAAGGTTGATGAAGAAGACCTTTGAAATTGATACAGGTGTTGAAATTATGATTGAAAAAAATATTCCAATCGCAGCTGGTTTGGCTGGTGGAAGTAGTGATGCAGCAGCTACTCTAAGAGGATTAAACAAATTATGGAAATTGAATTTGTCACTTGATGAGGTGGCGGTTTTAGGTGAGCAAGTTGGTTCTGATGTGCCATTTTGTGTTTATGGGCGAACAGCTTTAGTGACAGGACGAGGAGAGAAAATTCAACCTTTAGGCGAGATTCCTCAATGTTGGGTAGTTTTAGTTAAGCCGAGAGTCGGAGTTTCAACAGGAACGGTTTTTAATGTGTTGTCTTTTGATGACTTGGTACATCCTGATACAGCAGGTATGGTTCAAGCAATCAAAGAGCAAGATTACGTTAAAATGACTCAAAGTGTTGGAAATGTCCTAGAGCATGTGACGATTGAACGCCATCCAGATATTGAACGAATTAAAACGAAGATGCTTACATTTGGGGCAGATGCGGCTTTAATGAGTGGGAGTGGTCCAACGATTTTTGCGTTGTGTAGTAAGTATTCGCGAGCGCAACGAGTTTATAATGGCTTAAAAGGCTTCTGTAAAGAAGTTTATCTAGTACGAACATTAAAATAA
- a CDS encoding beta-glucoside-specific PTS transporter subunit IIABC: protein MGKYEELAKNIVKEVGGKENVNDLTNCITRLRFKLKDESKANTDVLKNMDGVVTVMQAGGQYQVVIGNHVSDVRKDVDTVLGVLEPDTNVGPKGNLFDQFVDMISGIFQPILAPLSAAGMLKGVNAILAFALGSGFSASPTYAVFNAMGDGLFLLLPIFIGYTAMKKFGGSPFLGMMIASSLVYTGFIDGSATALFAEGGGLNFFGIPFSIPVAGYGSTVMPIIAATAFGAFLEKQLSKIIPDVVKLFLVPFFTALITVPLTFLVIGPVMNIVSDGLGSALLAVQTFNPILFGAILGFSWQVLVMFGMHWALIPFAIIALSQGQPTALLTPSGSVSFAQTGAVLAVMLKTKNAKLKELSIPAFISGLFGVTEPAIYGITLPRKKPFWASCIVGAFTGAISMGLGIKGYQMGGLGIFRYTSSITPEGDMKYAIYSMLLDLAAITAGFALAWMIGFKDDEPTLQLSKEEAKLVATGKGPKTQLSKTPNHEEEIFAPIAGKVTPLSEAGDAVFAEGLMGKGLVIEPTEDLVLAPFDGTVMTLFPTKHAIGLISDNGTELLIHIGIDTVQLDGKYFEAFVEQNATVKKGDKLIAFDQAEIKKAGYKTEIPIIITNTPDYHDIIPTTQPSVKAGDDLITTIAQA from the coding sequence ATGGGCAAATATGAAGAACTTGCAAAAAATATTGTAAAAGAAGTTGGCGGTAAAGAAAATGTCAATGACTTAACAAACTGTATTACCCGATTGCGCTTCAAGTTAAAGGACGAAAGTAAAGCTAACACAGATGTCTTAAAAAATATGGACGGTGTAGTAACTGTCATGCAGGCTGGGGGGCAATATCAAGTTGTTATTGGAAATCATGTAAGTGATGTTCGCAAAGACGTAGACACTGTCTTAGGTGTTCTAGAACCAGACACTAACGTAGGACCAAAAGGAAATTTATTTGATCAATTCGTCGATATGATTTCAGGTATTTTCCAACCAATCCTTGCCCCGCTATCTGCAGCAGGTATGTTAAAAGGAGTAAATGCCATTTTAGCATTTGCATTAGGTTCTGGTTTTTCCGCTAGTCCAACATATGCTGTCTTTAATGCCATGGGAGATGGACTTTTCTTATTACTTCCAATTTTTATTGGATACACAGCGATGAAAAAATTTGGCGGATCACCATTTTTAGGTATGATGATTGCATCCAGTTTAGTCTATACAGGTTTTATTGATGGTTCTGCTACTGCACTATTTGCTGAAGGCGGCGGATTAAACTTCTTTGGAATTCCTTTCTCGATACCAGTTGCTGGATATGGCTCAACAGTTATGCCAATCATTGCTGCAACAGCGTTTGGTGCCTTTCTTGAAAAACAATTAAGCAAAATTATACCAGATGTGGTCAAATTATTCTTAGTACCATTTTTTACTGCACTTATTACCGTACCACTAACCTTCTTAGTCATTGGACCCGTTATGAATATTGTCTCTGATGGACTAGGGAGTGCCTTATTAGCTGTTCAAACATTTAATCCAATTCTTTTTGGTGCTATTCTTGGCTTCTCTTGGCAAGTTCTAGTTATGTTTGGGATGCATTGGGCTCTGATTCCATTTGCTATTATTGCTTTATCTCAAGGTCAACCTACTGCACTCTTAACTCCATCAGGTAGTGTTTCATTTGCTCAAACTGGTGCTGTTTTGGCTGTCATGTTAAAAACAAAAAACGCAAAACTAAAAGAATTATCCATTCCAGCCTTTATCTCAGGACTTTTTGGAGTTACTGAGCCGGCGATTTACGGAATTACTTTACCGAGAAAGAAACCTTTCTGGGCTTCATGTATTGTTGGAGCATTTACAGGGGCTATCTCTATGGGTCTAGGGATCAAAGGGTATCAAATGGGCGGATTGGGAATTTTCCGATATACAAGCTCAATTACACCAGAGGGTGATATGAAATACGCTATTTATAGTATGTTATTAGATTTAGCTGCAATTACTGCTGGTTTTGCTCTAGCTTGGATGATTGGATTTAAAGATGATGAACCAACTTTACAACTATCTAAAGAAGAAGCTAAACTAGTAGCCACTGGGAAAGGTCCAAAAACACAACTATCTAAAACACCTAATCATGAAGAAGAAATATTTGCACCAATCGCTGGTAAAGTAACACCTTTAAGCGAAGCTGGAGATGCTGTTTTTGCGGAAGGTTTAATGGGGAAAGGGCTTGTTATCGAGCCTACTGAAGATTTAGTTCTTGCGCCATTTGATGGTACAGTTATGACACTTTTCCCAACAAAACATGCAATCGGCTTAATCTCAGATAACGGAACTGAATTATTGATTCATATCGGAATCGATACTGTTCAATTAGATGGAAAATATTTTGAAGCCTTTGTCGAACAAAATGCAACAGTCAAAAAAGGCGACAAATTAATTGCCTTTGATCAAGCGGAAATCAAAAAAGCTGGCTACAAAACAGAAATTCCAATTATTATCACAAATACGCCAGATTATCACGATATTATTCCGACAACGCAACCATCCGTTAAAGCTGGGGATGACTTGATTACAACAATCGCTCAAGCTTAG
- a CDS encoding glycoside hydrolase family 1 protein, which translates to MSFPKNFLWGGATAANQCEGAWNSDGKGDSISDHNRSGSRTSNTHRSFDFVIDTDKYYYPSHTGIDSYHRYKEDIALFAEMGYKVYRMSIAWTRIFPKGDEDQPNEAGLQYYDDVFDELAKYGIEPLVTISHFELPFHLGEAYDGFLDKRTIGFYENYATTLFKRYKNKVKYWLTFNEINFGTMEHGKRINGLFNREYTETEQYQALHNVFLASAKAVIAGHAINPDFQIGCMLAYITMYPKTCKPEDVLKTQQTNEKFNYFCGDVQVKGHYPYFMKRYFEKNQIQVEITDADKKLLQEGTVDYYTFSYYMTTCIADDLDKRSDKSGGNLFGGVSNEYLETSDWGWQIDPIGLRYTLNQIYSRYEIPLMVVENGLGAFDQVEADGTINDDYRIDYFKRHIIEMGNAIEDGVDLIGYTPWGCIDLISAGTGEMSKRYGFIYVDRDDEGNGSLDRSPKKSFYWYKQVIESNGENLSN; encoded by the coding sequence ATGAGTTTTCCTAAAAATTTTTTATGGGGTGGCGCAACAGCTGCCAATCAATGTGAAGGTGCTTGGAATAGTGATGGTAAAGGAGATTCTATTAGCGATCACAATCGTTCAGGTAGTCGAACATCAAACACACATCGTTCCTTCGACTTTGTGATTGATACAGATAAGTATTACTATCCTAGTCATACTGGAATTGATTCTTATCATCGTTATAAAGAAGATATTGCCTTATTTGCAGAAATGGGCTACAAGGTTTATCGAATGTCGATTGCTTGGACACGGATTTTCCCTAAAGGTGACGAAGATCAGCCCAATGAAGCTGGTTTGCAATACTACGATGACGTTTTTGATGAGCTAGCTAAATATGGCATTGAACCACTTGTTACTATCTCTCACTTTGAATTGCCTTTTCATTTAGGTGAAGCCTATGATGGCTTTTTAGATAAACGTACAATTGGCTTTTATGAGAACTATGCCACGACTCTGTTTAAACGCTATAAAAATAAAGTGAAATATTGGCTAACCTTCAATGAAATTAACTTTGGGACAATGGAACATGGCAAGCGCATCAACGGATTATTTAACCGTGAGTATACAGAAACGGAACAGTATCAAGCTCTCCATAACGTTTTCTTAGCTTCTGCTAAAGCTGTAATCGCTGGACATGCAATCAACCCAGACTTTCAGATTGGCTGTATGTTAGCTTATATTACTATGTATCCGAAAACATGTAAGCCTGAGGATGTCTTAAAAACTCAGCAAACTAACGAAAAATTCAATTACTTCTGTGGGGACGTGCAAGTAAAAGGGCATTATCCTTACTTTATGAAACGTTATTTTGAAAAGAATCAGATTCAAGTTGAGATTACAGACGCCGATAAAAAGCTATTGCAAGAAGGAACAGTTGATTATTACACCTTTAGTTACTATATGACAACTTGTATTGCAGATGATTTAGACAAGCGCAGTGATAAGTCTGGTGGTAATCTATTTGGTGGTGTCTCAAATGAATACCTAGAAACCAGTGATTGGGGCTGGCAAATTGATCCGATTGGATTGCGTTATACGTTAAATCAAATCTATTCTCGTTATGAAATTCCTTTAATGGTAGTTGAAAATGGACTCGGTGCTTTTGATCAGGTAGAAGCTGATGGAACAATTAATGATGACTATCGAATTGATTATTTTAAACGCCACATTATCGAAATGGGCAATGCGATTGAGGATGGCGTTGACTTAATCGGCTACACACCTTGGGGCTGTATTGATTTAATCAGTGCCGGTACTGGTGAAATGAGTAAACGCTATGGTTTTATTTATGTAGACCGCGATGATGAAGGCAACGGTTCACTAGATCGCTCACCAAAGAAATCTTTCTATTGGTATAAACAAGTGATTGAATCAAACGGAGAAAATCTTTCTAATTAA
- a CDS encoding Veg family protein codes for MPNTLASIKKNLDCQLGRKIMLTAQTGRKRKTERKGVLRETYPSVFVVDLDQDENAFERVSYSYTDVLTQSVEIQFFDEESRQYA; via the coding sequence ATGCCAAATACATTAGCAAGTATCAAAAAGAACTTGGATTGTCAGTTAGGTAGAAAGATTATGTTGACCGCGCAAACGGGTCGCAAAAGAAAGACCGAACGAAAGGGAGTTTTGCGAGAAACTTACCCATCTGTTTTCGTTGTAGATTTAGATCAAGATGAAAATGCATTTGAACGTGTTTCTTATAGTTATACAGATGTTTTGACTCAATCCGTTGAAATTCAATTTTTTGACGAAGAAAGTCGCCAATATGCTTAA